A genomic segment from Pollutimonas thiosulfatoxidans encodes:
- a CDS encoding spermine/spermidine synthase domain-containing protein, whose protein sequence is MSERGPSLDDDPTLSEYDGIRYLHFGTEWVQGAMRVAEPSELVLAYTQQMMGWLLFLEPRRKDKVAILGLGAGSLLRFVLKHTRASTQTVEWNPAVTAICRMYFRLPESSRSEIWHGDADRWAQDNENIGRYTALMVDLYDAHAQGPVCDSLAFYQGCYRALADTGIMTVNLFGSHESFAPNLDNIRQAFGGRMLELPEIDAGNRVVLAFKGPVLDVSAGRFMERAEEVESQYGLPARRWARAILSGKRRRDTLVV, encoded by the coding sequence GTGTCTGAACGCGGGCCGTCGCTGGACGACGATCCGACCTTGTCCGAGTATGACGGCATTCGTTACCTGCATTTTGGTACGGAATGGGTACAAGGCGCCATGCGGGTGGCCGAACCGTCCGAGCTGGTGCTGGCGTACACGCAACAGATGATGGGCTGGCTGCTGTTTCTGGAGCCACGCCGTAAAGACAAGGTTGCCATCCTGGGGCTGGGCGCGGGTTCGCTGCTGCGTTTTGTGTTGAAGCACACGCGCGCTTCCACGCAAACCGTGGAGTGGAATCCGGCCGTCACTGCCATTTGCCGCATGTACTTCCGCCTGCCCGAGTCGTCGCGCTCCGAGATATGGCATGGGGATGCCGACCGATGGGCGCAGGACAACGAGAATATTGGTCGCTACACGGCCTTGATGGTTGATTTGTACGATGCCCACGCACAAGGCCCGGTCTGCGACTCGCTGGCTTTTTATCAGGGCTGTTATCGCGCCCTGGCCGACACGGGCATCATGACGGTCAATCTTTTTGGAAGCCACGAAAGCTTTGCCCCCAATCTGGACAATATCCGCCAGGCATTTGGCGGACGGATGCTGGAGCTGCCCGAGATCGATGCGGGCAATCGGGTTGTGCTGGCATTCAAGGGGCCGGTGCTTGATGTCTCGGCCGGACGCTTCATGGAGCGCGCCGAAGAGGTGGAATCGCAGTACGGGCTACCAGCCAGGCGTTGGGCCAGGGCCATCCTTTCGGGTAAGCGCCGTCGCGACACGCTGGTGGTGTAG
- a CDS encoding acetyl-CoA C-acyltransferase family protein, giving the protein MEDVVVVGACRTAIGDFGGALKDVAPCDLGATVLRALLERSKVAAPDVGHVVFGHVINTEPRDMYLSRVASVNAGIGHNTPAFNVNRLCGSGLQAIISAAQALKLGDAEVAIGAGAESMSRAPYIAPAHRWGARMGDSAMLDMMTGALSDPFDKVHMGITAENVASQYAITREEQDALALSSHQRAEAAITKGYFKDQIVPVVQKTRKGEVVFDTDEHVRLGATAENFDKLRPVFLKENGTVTAGNASGLNDGAGAVMLMTASAAKARGLQPMARLVSYGHAGVDPKIMGIGPVPATRIALERAGITVDQLDVIEANEAFAAQACAVSKELGFDPAKTNPNGSGISLGHPIGATGAIITVKALHELVRIQGRYALVTMCIGGGQGIAAVFERV; this is encoded by the coding sequence ATGGAAGATGTTGTTGTCGTTGGTGCGTGCCGCACTGCCATCGGAGACTTTGGCGGGGCGCTCAAAGATGTGGCGCCTTGCGACTTGGGTGCAACGGTATTGCGGGCCTTGCTCGAGCGCAGCAAGGTGGCGGCGCCCGATGTCGGCCATGTGGTGTTCGGCCATGTCATCAATACCGAGCCGCGCGATATGTATTTGTCGCGGGTGGCGTCGGTTAACGCCGGGATTGGCCACAACACGCCAGCATTCAACGTAAACCGTTTATGCGGGTCGGGACTGCAGGCGATTATTTCCGCCGCCCAGGCGTTGAAGCTGGGCGACGCCGAAGTGGCCATCGGCGCGGGTGCCGAGAGCATGAGCCGCGCACCCTATATCGCGCCTGCGCATCGCTGGGGTGCCCGCATGGGCGACAGCGCCATGCTGGACATGATGACCGGCGCCTTGTCCGATCCTTTCGACAAGGTGCACATGGGCATCACAGCCGAGAACGTTGCCAGCCAGTACGCCATCACCCGTGAAGAACAAGATGCGCTTGCGCTGTCATCGCATCAGCGTGCAGAGGCGGCCATCACGAAAGGCTATTTCAAGGACCAGATCGTGCCGGTGGTCCAGAAGACCCGCAAGGGCGAGGTCGTGTTCGACACGGACGAGCACGTGCGCCTGGGCGCCACCGCAGAAAACTTCGACAAGCTGCGTCCCGTGTTCCTCAAGGAAAACGGTACGGTCACTGCCGGCAACGCATCGGGTTTGAACGACGGCGCCGGCGCGGTGATGTTGATGACTGCTTCGGCTGCCAAGGCACGTGGGCTGCAGCCCATGGCGCGCCTGGTCTCATACGGGCATGCGGGTGTCGACCCCAAGATCATGGGCATCGGCCCGGTACCGGCGACGCGCATTGCGCTGGAGCGTGCCGGCATCACCGTGGACCAGTTGGATGTCATCGAAGCCAACGAAGCCTTTGCCGCCCAAGCTTGTGCCGTGTCAAAAGAATTGGGCTTTGACCCCGCCAAGACCAATCCCAACGGCAGCGGCATCAGCTTGGGCCATCCCATCGGCGCAACGGGGGCCATCATCACCGTCAAGGCATTGCACGAACTCGTCCGCATACAGGGCCGCTACGCGCTGGTCACAATGTGCATCGGTGGAGGGCAGGGCATTGCCGCCGTATTCGAACGTGTCTGA
- the xth gene encoding exodeoxyribonuclease III codes for MKLATWNINSLKVRLPQVLDWLQAHPVDALCLQELKLPDDKFPLEAFTEIGYTAQWAGQKTYNGVAIVARQECLEVQRNIPDFDDHQQRIIASTLASPIGDIRIISAYCPNGQAVGSDKYEYKLRWYAALRDWLQGELQRYPRLAILGDYNVAPKDEDVHDPAKWVGDVLVSEPERAAFNAVLDLGLTDAFRQFEQPEKSFSWWDYRRMAFRRNAGLRIDHVLLSDALRDYCVSCVIDKTPRANEQPSDHTPVVATLVLPQAS; via the coding sequence GTGAAGCTAGCCACCTGGAACATCAATTCTCTAAAAGTACGACTGCCGCAAGTGCTGGACTGGCTCCAGGCGCACCCCGTGGATGCCCTGTGCTTGCAAGAGCTCAAGCTTCCCGACGACAAATTCCCATTGGAAGCGTTCACCGAGATCGGCTACACGGCGCAGTGGGCTGGCCAGAAGACCTACAACGGCGTCGCCATCGTGGCCCGTCAGGAATGCCTGGAAGTGCAGCGCAACATTCCTGACTTCGACGACCATCAGCAACGTATCATTGCCAGCACCCTGGCCTCGCCCATTGGCGACATACGCATCATCAGTGCGTACTGCCCCAACGGCCAGGCCGTCGGTAGCGACAAATACGAGTACAAATTGCGCTGGTACGCGGCGCTACGCGACTGGTTGCAGGGCGAGCTGCAGCGCTATCCACGGCTGGCGATACTGGGCGACTACAACGTCGCGCCCAAGGACGAAGACGTGCACGACCCAGCGAAGTGGGTTGGCGATGTGCTGGTGTCGGAACCCGAGCGGGCTGCCTTCAATGCGGTGCTGGATCTCGGCTTGACCGACGCCTTCCGGCAATTCGAACAACCCGAGAAGTCCTTCTCGTGGTGGGATTACCGCCGCATGGCCTTCCGGCGCAACGCGGGCCTGCGCATCGATCATGTCCTGCTGTCCGACGCCTTGCGCGACTATTGTGTTTCCTGCGTGATCGACAAGACGCCTCGCGCCAACGAACAACCGTCTGATCACACGCCCGTCGTTGCGACCCTGGTACTGCCCCAGGCGTCTTGA
- a CDS encoding class I SAM-dependent methyltransferase → MHRVLRLGRTRQVSDYLRKIVPGVFLQELCSRPGAIGAICPSSPFLARQMARQIDPGADGLVIELGAGTGAITQALLRRGIAPQRLLVVEHCPAFVARLRKRYPQLNIVHGNAADLGQFVPQGQRVDAIVSSLPLCSLPEPLAQAILQQWQHLLHDHGIAVQFTYNLRRPKWRNFTAARQTASRIVWANLPPASVGTYSFKTEKLAAPLHEHATP, encoded by the coding sequence ATGCACAGGGTTCTGAGGCTTGGACGCACCAGGCAGGTATCAGACTATCTAAGAAAAATCGTACCAGGCGTTTTCCTTCAAGAACTCTGCAGCCGCCCTGGCGCCATAGGCGCCATCTGCCCCAGCTCGCCGTTTCTTGCTCGCCAGATGGCACGCCAAATCGATCCGGGCGCCGATGGCCTGGTCATCGAGTTGGGGGCCGGCACGGGGGCCATTACGCAGGCGCTGCTTCGGCGCGGCATCGCACCGCAGCGCCTCCTGGTGGTCGAGCATTGCCCCGCTTTTGTCGCCCGTTTGCGCAAGCGCTATCCGCAACTGAATATCGTGCACGGCAATGCCGCCGACCTTGGTCAGTTTGTTCCACAAGGCCAGCGCGTGGACGCCATCGTCTCTAGCCTGCCCCTGTGTTCGCTGCCCGAGCCCCTGGCGCAGGCCATACTGCAACAATGGCAGCACCTGCTGCACGATCATGGCATTGCTGTGCAGTTCACGTACAATTTGCGTCGACCCAAATGGCGGAACTTCACTGCAGCACGGCAGACAGCCTCGCGCATCGTCTGGGCCAATCTGCCGCCGGCCAGCGTTGGCACGTATTCATTCAAGACAGAAAAATTAGCCGCACCCCTACATGAGCATGCAACCCCATAG
- the gmk gene encoding guanylate kinase, with the protein MTSSSSGNIFMVVAPSGAGKSSLVNALLAEDPSMVLSISCTTRPPRPGEEANKHYRFVTPEQFGDLRTQNALLEWAEVHGNFYGTPRDRIDEALEKGLDVLLEIDWQGARQVREHFPQAIGIFILPPSIEALESRLTQRGQDAPPVISRRLLAAGSEMSHASECQYVIINQEFSTALLQLGQIIAAARLRYGVQAVRHAELFSQLGISKTVA; encoded by the coding sequence ATGACGTCGTCTTCCTCCGGCAATATATTCATGGTCGTAGCCCCTAGCGGGGCCGGTAAATCCAGCCTGGTGAATGCCTTGCTGGCCGAAGACCCATCGATGGTTCTGTCGATCTCCTGCACCACCCGTCCCCCACGCCCCGGCGAAGAGGCCAACAAGCACTACCGTTTCGTGACGCCAGAGCAATTTGGGGATCTGCGCACGCAGAACGCGCTGCTGGAATGGGCGGAAGTCCATGGCAACTTCTACGGCACGCCTCGTGATCGCATCGACGAAGCTCTGGAAAAGGGACTGGACGTCTTGCTGGAAATCGATTGGCAAGGCGCCCGCCAGGTTCGCGAACACTTTCCGCAAGCCATAGGCATTTTCATTTTGCCGCCGTCCATCGAAGCGCTCGAATCACGACTGACGCAACGCGGGCAAGATGCGCCACCGGTCATATCGCGTCGTTTATTGGCCGCAGGGAGCGAAATGTCGCATGCCTCAGAATGTCAATATGTTATTATTAATCAAGAATTTAGCACCGCTCTGTTGCAGCTAGGCCAAATTATTGCGGCCGCGCGCTTGCGCTATGGCGTGCAGGCTGTGCGGCACGCCGAACTTTTTTCGCAATTGGGCATCAGCAAAACTGTCGCCTGA
- the rpoZ gene encoding DNA-directed RNA polymerase subunit omega: protein MARITVEDCLDKIPNRFNLTLAATYRARELAQGHEPRLESKNKPTVTALREIAAGVTGLEMLRKVPT, encoded by the coding sequence ATGGCCCGCATCACCGTAGAAGACTGCCTCGACAAGATTCCAAATCGCTTTAACCTTACCCTGGCCGCCACGTATCGTGCGCGCGAATTGGCCCAGGGCCACGAGCCGCGGCTGGAAAGCAAAAACAAGCCCACCGTCACAGCGCTGCGCGAAATCGCCGCAGGTGTCACCGGTCTGGAAATGCTGCGCAAAGTACCGACCTGA